The Anopheles moucheti chromosome 3, idAnoMoucSN_F20_07, whole genome shotgun sequence genome contains the following window.
GTTTAGAAGTTATATTTTTTGTGGTTAATTTGGCTGACGCTTATGTAAGAACATATTCGGCGTTTGACCTTGAGCAAAAGCGATGGGAGAATTTGCTCTTTTCAATGTTCTCCAATGTTTTTAAAGTACACTAAGCTTCTTGTGTTCTTAGCGGTACCGCGGCGgccgcggcccatgtggagacgTACTTAGATAGATTGTTGTAGATCAATCGACTTTCTTTTCTATCGCACCACGTCCCGGTTATCGTGGCCTACAATTTTAGACCTTCCGTCACTTACATGTACATGTATCAGTCCTATAGTCCAGCGTACGAAGggatggtccggatgggatttagTATCGATCCTTTCGTGTGTCCGGCCACACTCGTATATCTACAAAatcagagaaaaaaaaacttcgttCTCATTCTTCCGGCATATAAATTTTCCTTTGCGAATTTGTTAGCTGGGAAGAGCCTTGTTGAGAATCTTGTTACTCCTGTATCGTTTCAATATAAATCGTAGGAAAGTTAattgtttgctgtgtttttcGACTAAATAAAGATGAAGCACGAACTTAATTAGGTGGATgagtaaatattaaaaagcataaaacaaaaaaagcatacaaacCAGTATATGCTTGTGCGTGTTCGCGACATGCATTCGCCACGAGCATATTCCCGAATTGTCAGAATGAAACCCAAAATGGCGCTTTATCGAAAAACGACTTTTATCTTGTATCAATCTAAACATTTTTCTTGTATTTGGAGAATGTGATCGATCTGATTGGCAAGTTTTGTAACTTGTCAGAAAACTCTTCTATTTGGTATcttgtgaaatatttatttccaaaAACTCGTGTCTAGAAGACGACTAATCTAGACAcgagtttttggaaaaaatttaGCAAGTCTTTTTTTGCCGTAATGTCAAAtgaatttgataaaattttagTTAATACTGCAATAGTGCAAAACTGcgtttcaattgtttttttaccttttctgcGAGAAAATCGTGATCGGTGTTGAGTCGGCTAGTGTGCAGACTGCCTTATCTTGTTCGACTGTTTGACAGTTACATTACAGCTTTTCAGCACATTTTCGAAAACAGTAAATATCAAGCGCTCCATCGCTAGGGAAGAATTCTGATGGCACAGCAAAAAcagtttattattttgttttgtttacagaGCCAAAACGACGGtaattgaaacataaaagtTGTGATTTGATGTGATCGCGAGGGGCGCTTGGAAAGTGTGCTAGACGAAGATGGATCGGGCACGGTTTTCGATCAGCTTACTGTGCGAGCAAATATCCAAAACCTGTCGCCTATGCGGAGTGGATAATCCAGACAAGATTCCAATACTTGGTGCAGAAGATATCATTGCATCCGATGAGCCACCACTGGCAAAAAAGATTGAGCTATGTATAGGAATAAAGGTAAGTGCGAATCGTCCTTAACATCAGGCACTTACGCGGTATCATAATTGCGGTGCATCTCATACCACTGGTACAGGTGACATTGACGGATAAAATGCCGCAACTAATTTGTTCGCTGTGTGTCGATAAGATGAATGATTTCTACGAGTACCGTATGATGTGCGAAACCACAGATCTTGAGATACGCAAAATTCTCCATCTGCCCATGGTACAGCCTGCTACATCGTTAGTGGTAAGTACGCGACCCATAAGAATTGTGAGTGTCGGAGACGAATAGGGTAACCATAACTCATGTTCGATTTTAGCCGAAAGCTGAACCAGTAGACAGCGCTGTAATTACGCTGGATGATGAAGATGTTGATGAAAAACCGAAAGTAAAACGTGGGCCAAAAACAAGGAATCGAAAGAAACAACTAGAAGCTGATGATGCGCCGGGTAATAGTGAAGAGGCTGATGTTAAACCAGCGTTAGACGAACCTAGTGAAAAACGCTCAAAGTACGATTTCCCGTGCGAGTACTGTAATGAATCGTTCATCCAGAGCTCCGAACTGGAGCGTCATCGCGTTGTGAAGCATACACCGTTAGTGCACAAGTTCGGCTGTGGGTCTTGCATGGAATATTTTGATACAGCGACGGAGTACAAGGATCACAACCTTTGGCACAAGCTGACACGGACGGCCTTTGGTTGTTTCAGATGTGGCAAGAAGTTTGCTTACATCAATACACTGAACAAGTTAGTATCACCGGTATACGGCATGGTGTTGGCTTGGTAGGGGTTTTTAGAGTTTAATTTGCTAATTACTTTCAATTCCTTCCTTTTAAGGCATGTGTCGCTGAACGCTTGTATAAGAATGTCACAGGTATCGTATGAAGTTGCCCTCGTGCCCGATATGCAGTGCCGATTATGTCAGAAAACTTTCAAAACGCGTAACTTGTACGAGTGGCATGGATGCTTCATACGCGCTCGGTCCAGCTGTCCGAAGTGTGGAAGAAATTTTCTTAAGAAAAATCTGCTCATGCGACACTTCATACTGTACTGCAACGGCACGCTCCCGCTTTTGGACCCCATTATCGTTCCGAAGGATGAACCGGATGCTGCGTCGGTTAACGGACAACCGAGCAGCGGTGGTACGGAAGTAAGACGAAGAGGACGTCCATCACGTGCAAGCATGAAGAACGAAACAATAGATTTGCCACTACCACCACTGTTCGATCTGCCCGATCTAAAATCCGAGTCCAACTCCATACCGGACGGTCACAATTCGACCGGGGGCATATTTTCTGGCACTGAAGCGGAGGATAATCAGAAACGAACTTCGTTGATAGAGGAGACGAACAAAATTGCGACACTGTTACGTTCGGGCGAATCGGTGGATGGAAATACGGATCTAAACACGATCAGTAGTATGCTCTCGTCGGTGAATGAAGCCATCGCTACCATTTCGAAGGtgcgcaaaaagaaaaagaagcgcGATCGATTGTCTTCATCCGGGGCCGGTAATGCTTCTGAGAACCCACCGATGGTTGTATTGTCAAAGGCCAATGTTAAGCAGGAATTACACGAGGATTCCGGCATGTTGGCCACGTTGGTTGCAAATAATGCCGTTttggaaaatggtttgaaTGAAACGATTCCGACGAATGAAGACCATCGGGAAGTAGAAGATGCCGAATCGGAACAAGATGTGGACGATTATGATAATGCGGCAGATAGTTTTGCACATCAcaatgatgatggtggggATAGTGATAGCGACGTTGAGATAATAAGTGTGGAACAATACCAACCGATCGGTTCCGGGACAAATTTTACTTCCAACTGGAATGATGTGATGCGACCGAATGACGAATCGGCGCAACCGGTGGAGCTTCAGATTAAACAAGAACTAATGGCTTCGAACGATGGAGATGAGTCAGATTTTGAAGGATACGAAGATGCTTCAATGTTTGTTGCCGTGAAGCAAGAACCAATGGAGGAAACAGTTGCAACGTCCCCAATTGTGCAATGCTCTGTGGTGGACAAACACAGCGAAGCATCATTTTCATCTTACCAAGCGTTGCGAATTaagataaaaaaggaaaaaggattGCTTAATGCATCCGTGGTAGGTGAAGAACCCGCTACAACCGATCCTATATCAACGCCCGAAGAATGTACCGAGGAGCAAACCGACAATGGTCAATCTCGTGGAGCTGGCAATACTAAGAAAGCGGCAAAAACGACTACTCAGCGAAACAGCAAATCACCACCGGTGAAGCGTTACATGTGCACATCTGGGTCATCGACATCGACATCTGGATTGAATGTGTCCATTAAACAGGAACCGATGGAAGCGGAGAATGAACAGTCGCAGGAAAGCGTGACGGATCCGGAGCAAGATTATCCAGCTGAGGCCACTTTTATCGATACGACGACGGTACGAATTAAACAAGAACCGCAAGAAGGCAACAGCCCGGGTAGTCCTGCTGAAGATGTGATAACATTCGATGGAAAGCGCATCAAGCGAGAACGTCTCGACGATTATCCCGCATCGCACAACCCAAGGCAAGCGTCCAGCAATGATTCCTACAAGAAATCACTCAATCCACTGAGTCTTTCTGGTGTACGGATTGCTGCGGGCAAAAAATCGGCCGACAGTCAGTCGGGTGTAACGGTTAACAAATCCAGCGTAATGATAAATCCGTTTGCCTTGctaaaacaaaaggaaagtgTGTCAACCGTTTCAGAGCAGGATTCGACCTCGAAGGACAGTACCGATTCTTTGGCTGAACAATCGGAACGGTTCGGTTTGCCAGTAATATCGCAGgtcaaatcgatcgatccggtAGAACATTTATCGTTAACTTCTGACGATAATGTTGCGGCGGAACCAACACCTGTAGTagaacaacagcaaaaggAGACTACGGTAGAGATGATCAGAAATGACAGCACAGAAAATCTAAGGCATACGGATTCCCCTCCCATGAGCGAACCGTCTGTTTCGAAGCCAGTAGCCGTAGCATTCCCGCAAAAAAATGTTGCTGAGCTGAAGATCAAATCCGTAACTACAGTGCCGGAAGATATTGTACCGCTGCCACAAGAAAACGATGGTGAGCTGAGGACATCGTCCGTTACTACGATTCCGGAAGATCTTGTACCGCCACAAGAAAATGTCAATGATTTGAAGACATCGTCCGTTACTACGATTCCGGAAGATCTTGTACCGCCACAAGCAAATGTCAATGAGTTGAAGATAACATCCGTTACTACGATCCCGAAAGATCTTGTACCGCTACAAGAAACTGTCAGTGAGTTGAAGATATCATCTGTAACTACGATCCCGAAAGATCTTGTACCACCACAAGAAACTGTCAGTGAGTTGAAGATATCTTCCGTAACTACGATTCCTGAAGAACAGAATTTCCACAGTGAGGATCCATACAATGAGCAACAACTGTCAGCTGGCGACGCCCATAACAGTGATGTTAATGCCATACCAGAAGGTGTTCCAGAACGCGACGATTCGGATGATTTGATCCCACGGCAAGTAACGAAAGATGCCGAAACATCTAGCGGGTCGGATGTGAAAGATCGCGTAGAAACAGTTGATTCTTGTCAGGATGATGGAAGATGTAAAGTAGATgaacatgatgatgatgatgatgatgatatcgaaaaagaagaagaagcagaagaagaaaaagaaaaggaaaaacaaaaaacacctcaCAATGAAGAAAAT
Protein-coding sequences here:
- the LOC128305564 gene encoding uncharacterized protein LOC128305564 → MDRARFSISLLCEQISKTCRLCGVDNPDKIPILGAEDIIASDEPPLAKKIELCIGIKVTLTDKMPQLICSLCVDKMNDFYEYRMMCETTDLEIRKILHLPMVQPATSLPKAEPVDSAVITLDDEDVDEKPKVKRGPKTRNRKKQLEADDAPGNSEEADVKPALDEPSEKRSKYDFPCEYCNESFIQSSELERHRVVKHTPLVHKFGCGSCMEYFDTATEYKDHNLWHKLTRTAFGCFRCGKKFAYINTLNKHVSLNACIRMSQVSYEVALVPDMQCRLCQKTFKTRNLYEWHGCFIRARSSCPKCGRNFLKKNLLMRHFILYCNGTLPLLDPIIVPKDEPDAASVNGQPSSGGTEVRRRGRPSRASMKNETIDLPLPPLFDLPDLKSESNSIPDGHNSTGGIFSGTEAEDNQKRTSLIEETNKIATLLRSGESVDGNTDLNTISSMLSSVNEAIATISKVRKKKKKRDRLSSSGAGNASENPPMVVLSKANVKQELHEDSGMLATLVANNAVLENGLNETIPTNEDHREVEDAESEQDVDDYDNAADSFAHHNDDGGDSDSDVEIISVEQYQPIGSGTNFTSNWNDVMRPNDESAQPVELQIKQELMASNDGDESDFEGYEDASMFVAVKQEPMEETVATSPIVQCSVVDKHSEASFSSYQALRIKIKKEKGLLNASVVGEEPATTDPISTPEECTEEQTDNGQSRGAGNTKKAAKTTTQRNSKSPPVKRYMCTSGSSTSTSGLNVSIKQEPMEAENEQSQESVTDPEQDYPAEATFIDTTTVRIKQEPQEGNSPGSPAEDVITFDGKRIKRERLDDYPASHNPRQASSNDSYKKSLNPLSLSGVRIAAGKKSADSQSGVTVNKSSVMINPFALLKQKESVSTVSEQDSTSKDSTDSLAEQSERFGLPVISQVKSIDPVEHLSLTSDDNVAAEPTPVVEQQQKETTVEMIRNDSTENLRHTDSPPMSEPSVSKPVAVAFPQKNVAELKIKSVTTVPEDIVPLPQENDGELRTSSVTTIPEDLVPPQENVNDLKTSSVTTIPEDLVPPQANVNELKITSVTTIPKDLVPLQETVSELKISSVTTIPKDLVPPQETVSELKISSVTTIPEEQNFHSEDPYNEQQLSAGDAHNSDVNAIPEGVPERDDSDDLIPRQVTKDAETSSGSDVKDRVETVDSCQDDGRCKVDEHDDDDDDDIEKEEEAEEEKEKEKQKTPHNEENEREEISATATIAEHEQLQPNNHDTVVAEPTGTIDTTAETDGEDVNVNPATCSERQQELLCDESSREEVQPGTQKEFGAIASNDEGLVAKQ